One Pseudomonas sp. HOU2 genomic window carries:
- a CDS encoding D-2-hydroxyacid dehydrogenase family protein: protein MAVQIAVIDDWQDVARDVVDWSVLDSIGEVAFVHDYPADNATLAERLGQYQVICVMRERTRFDQDLLQRLPNLKLLVTGGMRNAALDMQAAAGLGIKVCGTDSYKHAAPELTWALIMAATRNLLNEANSLRAGGWQQGLGGDLHGKTLGILGLGSIGQKVAQFGQVFGMRVIAWSENLTAERAEAAGVTWVSKQQLFEQADVLSVHLVLSERSRGLVDEQALDWMKPTALLVNTARGPIVDEAALIKALQKQKIAGAALDVFDQEPLPALHPFRTLDNVLATPHVGYVSRKNYEQFFSQMIDDIQGWAAGNPLRLLN, encoded by the coding sequence ATGGCGGTGCAGATTGCAGTGATCGATGACTGGCAGGACGTGGCGCGGGACGTGGTTGACTGGTCGGTGCTCGACAGCATCGGCGAAGTGGCGTTTGTGCATGACTACCCGGCGGACAATGCCACGCTGGCAGAACGATTGGGCCAGTACCAGGTGATCTGCGTGATGCGCGAGCGCACGCGTTTCGATCAGGACCTGTTGCAGCGCCTGCCCAATCTCAAGCTGCTGGTCACCGGTGGCATGCGTAACGCGGCGCTGGACATGCAGGCGGCCGCTGGCCTCGGGATCAAGGTCTGCGGCACCGACAGCTACAAACACGCGGCGCCGGAACTGACCTGGGCGCTGATCATGGCCGCCACGCGCAATCTGCTGAACGAAGCCAACTCCCTGCGCGCCGGTGGCTGGCAGCAAGGGCTGGGCGGTGATTTGCACGGCAAGACCCTGGGCATTCTCGGTCTGGGCAGCATCGGCCAGAAGGTCGCGCAATTCGGTCAGGTGTTTGGCATGCGCGTGATTGCCTGGAGCGAAAACCTCACCGCTGAACGCGCTGAAGCAGCCGGCGTGACCTGGGTCAGCAAGCAGCAACTGTTCGAACAGGCCGATGTGCTGTCAGTGCATCTGGTGCTCAGCGAACGCAGTCGCGGGCTGGTCGATGAGCAGGCACTGGACTGGATGAAACCCACCGCACTGCTGGTCAACACCGCCCGCGGTCCGATCGTCGATGAAGCGGCGCTGATCAAGGCGTTGCAGAAACAGAAGATCGCCGGCGCGGCGCTGGATGTGTTCGATCAGGAGCCGCTGCCTGCACTGCACCCGTTTCGTACATTGGACAATGTGCTGGCCACGCCGCACGTGGGATATGTCAGCCGCAAGAACTACGAACAGTTCTTTTCGCAGATGATCGACGATATTCAGGGTTGGGCGGCCGGCAACCCACTCCGTTTATTAAATTAA
- a CDS encoding alpha/beta hydrolase — protein sequence MSVTLSRWLPGLFLTAALPLFAHAAAPTEAAPAEGQTYGPELQGFQYPYTLKHFAFQSQGKSLQMGYMDVAAHGKANGRTVVLMHGKNFCAATWDSSIKALSEAGYRVVAPDQIGFCTSSKPDHYQYSFQQLATNTQQLLKALGIQKATLLGHSTGGMLATRYALLFPDQVDQLALVNPIGLEDWKALGVPYRTVDQWYQRELKVTAQGIRDYERNTYYDGRWKPEFDRWVDMLAGLSNGPGKTQVAWNSALIYDMIFTQPVYYEFKDLKMPTLLLIGTSDTTAIGKDLASPEVKAKIGHYEVLGKQVAKLIPQSTLVEFPGMGHAPQMEEPAKFHQALLGWLNNTNPVR from the coding sequence ATGTCCGTCACGCTGTCCCGCTGGCTGCCCGGCCTGTTCCTGACTGCTGCGCTGCCACTATTCGCCCACGCTGCCGCGCCCACCGAAGCTGCACCCGCCGAAGGCCAGACCTATGGCCCGGAGCTGCAAGGTTTCCAATACCCCTACACGCTCAAGCACTTTGCCTTTCAGTCCCAAGGTAAATCCCTGCAGATGGGCTACATGGACGTCGCCGCCCACGGCAAGGCCAACGGGCGCACCGTGGTGCTGATGCACGGCAAAAACTTTTGCGCCGCCACCTGGGACAGTTCGATCAAAGCCTTGAGCGAGGCCGGTTACCGTGTCGTCGCGCCGGATCAGATCGGCTTCTGCACCTCCAGCAAACCCGATCATTACCAATACAGCTTCCAGCAACTGGCGACCAACACCCAACAGCTGCTCAAGGCCCTCGGCATTCAGAAAGCCACCCTGCTCGGCCACTCCACCGGCGGCATGCTTGCCACTCGCTACGCGCTGCTGTTCCCGGATCAGGTCGACCAACTGGCGCTGGTCAACCCGATCGGCCTGGAAGACTGGAAAGCCCTCGGCGTGCCGTATCGCACCGTGGATCAGTGGTATCAGCGCGAACTGAAAGTCACCGCCCAAGGCATTCGCGACTACGAGCGCAACACCTATTACGACGGGCGCTGGAAACCCGAATTCGACCGCTGGGTCGACATGCTCGCCGGCCTGAGCAACGGCCCGGGCAAAACCCAGGTGGCGTGGAACTCGGCGCTGATCTACGACATGATCTTCACCCAACCGGTGTACTACGAGTTCAAGGATCTGAAGATGCCGACCCTGCTGTTGATCGGCACGTCCGACACCACGGCCATCGGCAAGGATCTCGCGTCACCCGAGGTCAAGGCGAAAATCGGCCACTATGAGGTGCTCGGCAAGCAGGTCGCCAAGCTGATTCCACAGTCGACGCTGGTGGAATTCCCCGGCATGGGCCACGCGCCGCAGATGGAAGAACCGGCGAAATTTCACCAGGCCCTGCTCGGCTGGCTGAACAACACCAATCCCGTTCGTTGA
- a CDS encoding DUF411 domain-containing protein translates to MRTSLRLAALSALLLSFLAQAADLIPIEVHRDANCGCCKKWISHLEANGFKVEDHVETDMSSFKQQHGVPPRLGSCHTALINGKFVEGHVPAEQVLALSKRDDLLGVAAPGMPMGSPGMEMDGMSDAYQVIGLKKDGTDVVVADYPAH, encoded by the coding sequence ATGCGAACCTCCCTGAGACTGGCCGCCCTCAGCGCCCTGCTCCTGTCCTTCCTGGCCCAGGCCGCCGATCTGATCCCGATCGAAGTGCACCGCGACGCCAACTGTGGCTGCTGCAAGAAATGGATCAGCCATCTCGAAGCCAACGGTTTCAAAGTCGAAGACCACGTCGAAACCGACATGAGCAGCTTCAAGCAGCAACACGGCGTGCCTCCGCGCCTGGGCTCGTGCCACACCGCGCTGATCAACGGCAAGTTCGTCGAAGGCCATGTGCCGGCTGAACAAGTGCTGGCCCTGAGCAAACGCGACGATCTGCTGGGCGTGGCCGCACCGGGCATGCCCATGGGTTCGCCGGGCATGGAAATGGACGGCATGAGCGATGCCTATCAAGTGATCGGCCTGAAGAAGGACGGCACGGATGTAGTGGTGGCGGACTACCCGGCGCACTGA
- a CDS encoding VTT domain-containing protein, translating to MAAGYIGLFAAAFGAATLLPLQSEALLVGLIASDRYWLWGLLGVATLGNVLGSLVNWWLGRGLERFQDRRWFPVSAKHMATARKHYERYGHWSLLLSWLPVIGDPLTLIAGVMREPLGRFLLIVTLAKAARYAVVAMLTLGWLG from the coding sequence ATGGCTGCCGGTTACATCGGGCTGTTCGCCGCGGCGTTCGGCGCTGCAACGCTGTTGCCGCTGCAATCCGAAGCGCTGCTGGTCGGGCTGATCGCCAGCGACCGTTACTGGCTCTGGGGCCTGCTGGGTGTGGCGACGCTGGGCAACGTCCTCGGTTCGCTGGTCAACTGGTGGCTGGGGCGCGGCCTCGAACGCTTTCAGGATCGACGTTGGTTTCCCGTCAGCGCGAAACACATGGCCACCGCGCGCAAACACTACGAGCGCTATGGTCACTGGTCGCTGCTATTGAGTTGGCTGCCGGTGATCGGCGATCCGCTGACCCTGATCGCCGGCGTCATGCGCGAGCCGCTGGGGCGCTTTCTGCTGATCGTCACGCTGGCCAAAGCTGCGCGTTATGCCGTGGTGGCAATGCTGACCCTGGGCTGGCTCGGTTGA
- the glgA gene encoding glycogen synthase GlgA, producing the protein MISAALDIQGERAQQSVGEASTLSLPGSRSINVPGTKTLTPVASQNPNKKKVLFVTSEIADLVKTGGLGDVSAALPRAMAHLHDVRVLIPGYPQVMHSENPIHIIGELGGHAALPPCKIGRMDMPDGLVIYVLICPELYEREGSPYGANNGRDWPDNHIRFARLGLAAADIAANLAQIHWCPDLVHAHDWPAGLAPAYMHWRGQRTPTLFTIHNLAYQGVTSLGSCPELGIPTHALQQEGMEFYGKMSFLKAGMAYSSHITTVSATYAQEITTPDFGCGLDGFLAAKTQQGLLSGIPNGIDESWDAATDPHLFAPFAIGDWEGKAVNAAHVRELFGLKDSSGPLFAVVSRLVYQKGLDLTEAVSEYIVQNGGQIAIIGRGEPEEEQAMRELALRFPGQIGVRIGFNETDARRMFAGSDFLLMPSRYEPCGLSQMYAQRFGSLPVARNTGGLADTIENGVTGFLFDESTVESYREALSRAFKVFAFPELLNAMRCRAMAAPFNWCKAVEPYAELYEQLVAKALGKAGHK; encoded by the coding sequence ATGATCAGTGCGGCATTGGATATTCAGGGAGAGCGTGCTCAGCAGTCAGTTGGCGAAGCGAGCACATTGAGTCTTCCCGGCAGCCGGTCGATCAACGTCCCGGGCACCAAAACGCTGACGCCGGTCGCCAGCCAGAATCCCAACAAGAAGAAAGTGTTGTTCGTGACTTCGGAAATCGCCGATCTGGTGAAGACCGGTGGTCTGGGCGACGTCTCCGCCGCCCTGCCCCGCGCCATGGCGCACCTGCACGATGTGCGCGTGTTGATCCCCGGTTACCCGCAGGTGATGCACAGCGAAAACCCGATCCACATCATCGGAGAACTTGGCGGCCATGCCGCATTGCCTCCGTGCAAGATCGGGCGCATGGACATGCCGGACGGGCTGGTGATCTACGTGCTGATCTGCCCCGAGCTGTATGAGCGTGAAGGCTCGCCGTACGGTGCCAACAACGGTCGCGACTGGCCGGACAACCATATTCGTTTCGCCCGCCTGGGCCTGGCCGCTGCCGACATCGCCGCCAACCTCGCACAAATTCACTGGTGCCCGGATCTGGTGCACGCCCATGACTGGCCGGCCGGTCTGGCCCCTGCTTATATGCACTGGCGCGGGCAGCGCACGCCGACCCTGTTCACCATTCACAACCTCGCCTATCAAGGCGTGACCAGCCTCGGCTCGTGCCCGGAACTCGGCATCCCGACCCATGCCCTGCAACAGGAAGGCATGGAGTTCTACGGCAAGATGTCGTTCCTCAAGGCCGGCATGGCCTATTCGAGCCACATCACCACGGTCAGCGCGACGTATGCACAGGAAATCACCACCCCGGATTTCGGCTGCGGTCTCGACGGCTTTCTCGCCGCCAAGACCCAGCAAGGCTTGCTCAGCGGCATCCCCAACGGCATCGACGAGAGCTGGGACGCCGCCACTGATCCGCATCTGTTCGCGCCATTCGCCATCGGCGACTGGGAAGGCAAAGCGGTCAACGCCGCCCATGTGCGTGAACTGTTTGGCTTGAAAGACTCCAGCGGCCCGCTGTTCGCCGTGGTCTCGCGTCTGGTTTATCAGAAAGGTCTGGATCTGACCGAAGCTGTCTCCGAATACATCGTGCAGAACGGCGGCCAGATCGCAATCATCGGCCGTGGCGAGCCGGAAGAAGAACAGGCCATGCGTGAACTGGCGCTGCGCTTTCCTGGGCAGATCGGCGTGCGCATCGGCTTCAATGAAACCGATGCCCGGCGCATGTTTGCCGGCAGCGATTTCCTGTTGATGCCGTCGCGTTATGAACCCTGCGGCCTGAGCCAGATGTACGCCCAGCGCTTCGGCTCGTTGCCGGTGGCGCGCAATACCGGCGGTCTGGCCGACACCATCGAGAACGGCGTCACCGGGTTTCTCTTCGACGAATCCACTGTCGAGAGTTACCGCGAAGCCCTGAGCCGCGCGTTCAAGGTATTCGCTTTCCCCGAACTGCTCAACGCCATGCGCTGCCGAGCGATGGCCGCGCCGTTCAACTGGTGCAAAGCGGTCGAACCGTATGCCGAACTCTACGAACAACTGGTCGCCAAGGCGCTGGGTAAAGCCGGCCACAAATAA
- the treZ gene encoding malto-oligosyltrehalose trehalohydrolase produces MPLRTQENWPHGAIMQDAEHTQFALWAPDAFYVSVELEDGQSLPMLPQADGWFVIKTRCPAGTRYRFNIDGELEVPDPASRAQDGDLDRHSVVVDPLAYQWRNTTWHGRPWSEAVIYELHVGALGGFAEVEQHLARLAELGITAIELMPLAQFPGTRNWGYDGVLPYAPQASYGTPEQLKHLIDSAHGHGLAVILDVVYNHFGPDGNYLGRYAKGFFREDKHTPWGAAIDFRRREVRDFFIENALMWLFEYRFDGLRLDAVHAIESPDFLPELAQRIRQQVDPTRHVWLTVENELNQSSLLEEDYDAQWNDDGHNALHVLLTGETDAYYADYALQPTEQLTRCLSQGFVFQGHITRHGEPRGEPSEHLPSTAFVLFLQNHDQIGNRAFGERLHHLADPRALQAATVLLLLSPMIPLMFMGDEFAAEQPFLFFTSHHGELADLVREGRRNEFAGFSAFTDPHKREKIPDPNAEQTFHASQPRLIGSGTEKQQETLALYRQLLQLRHQYIIPNLSGTQALGAHMLGRGAVSARWRLGDGSELRIDLNLSDTPVVNPPQTDAVWLFQQPPAVALSEPGQLPAYCALVSLTAATPLQPLDGERL; encoded by the coding sequence ATGCCGTTACGGACCCAAGAAAACTGGCCCCACGGCGCGATCATGCAGGACGCCGAACATACTCAGTTTGCGCTGTGGGCACCGGATGCGTTTTACGTCAGTGTCGAACTTGAAGACGGTCAGTCCTTGCCGATGTTACCGCAGGCCGATGGCTGGTTCGTGATCAAGACCCGGTGCCCGGCGGGCACCCGCTACCGCTTCAACATCGATGGTGAACTGGAGGTGCCCGATCCGGCCTCCCGCGCTCAGGATGGCGACCTTGACCGCCACAGCGTGGTGGTCGATCCGCTGGCCTACCAGTGGCGAAACACCACCTGGCATGGCCGGCCGTGGAGCGAAGCGGTGATTTACGAGTTGCACGTCGGCGCACTCGGCGGCTTTGCCGAAGTCGAGCAGCACTTGGCGCGCCTCGCCGAACTGGGCATCACCGCGATCGAACTGATGCCGCTCGCGCAGTTCCCCGGCACGCGCAACTGGGGCTACGACGGCGTGCTGCCCTACGCCCCGCAAGCCTCCTATGGCACCCCGGAACAACTCAAGCACCTGATCGACAGCGCCCACGGCCATGGTCTGGCGGTGATTCTCGACGTGGTCTACAACCACTTCGGCCCCGACGGCAATTACCTCGGACGCTACGCCAAAGGCTTTTTCCGCGAAGACAAGCACACGCCTTGGGGCGCGGCGATCGACTTCCGTCGGCGTGAAGTGCGGGACTTTTTCATCGAAAACGCGCTGATGTGGCTGTTCGAATACCGCTTCGACGGTCTGCGCCTGGACGCGGTGCACGCGATCGAAAGCCCGGATTTCCTGCCCGAACTGGCGCAGCGTATTCGGCAGCAGGTCGATCCGACGCGCCATGTCTGGCTGACCGTGGAAAACGAGCTCAACCAGTCGAGCCTGCTTGAAGAGGATTACGACGCGCAGTGGAACGACGACGGCCATAACGCGCTGCATGTGCTGCTGACCGGCGAAACTGACGCCTATTACGCTGACTATGCGCTGCAACCCACCGAACAACTGACCCGTTGTCTGAGTCAGGGCTTCGTGTTTCAGGGCCACATCACTCGCCACGGCGAACCGCGCGGTGAGCCCAGCGAACACCTGCCCTCGACCGCTTTCGTGCTGTTCCTGCAGAACCACGACCAGATCGGCAACCGGGCCTTCGGCGAGCGTTTGCACCACCTGGCCGATCCACGGGCACTGCAGGCCGCCACCGTGCTGTTGCTGTTGTCGCCGATGATTCCGCTGATGTTCATGGGCGACGAATTCGCCGCCGAGCAACCGTTTCTGTTCTTCACCAGCCACCACGGTGAACTGGCAGACCTGGTACGCGAAGGTCGGCGCAATGAATTCGCCGGGTTCAGCGCCTTCACCGATCCGCACAAACGCGAAAAAATTCCTGATCCGAATGCCGAGCAGACCTTCCACGCCTCGCAGCCTCGCCTGATTGGCAGCGGCACTGAGAAACAGCAGGAAACCCTCGCGCTGTACCGGCAACTGCTGCAATTGCGCCACCAATACATCATTCCCAATCTGTCCGGCACCCAGGCCCTCGGCGCGCACATGCTCGGCCGTGGCGCGGTCAGCGCGCGCTGGCGCCTGGGCGATGGCAGTGAGCTGCGAATTGACCTGAACCTCAGCGATACGCCAGTGGTCAACCCTCCACAGACCGACGCCGTGTGGCTGTTTCAACAGCCGCCCGCCGTTGCCCTGTCGGAACCGGGCCAACTGCCCGCGTATTGCGCGCTTGTCAGCCTCACGGCCGCAACCCCCTTGCAACCTCTGGATGGAGAGCGCCTATGA